From Mytilus edulis chromosome 8, xbMytEdul2.2, whole genome shotgun sequence, one genomic window encodes:
- the LOC139486601 gene encoding E3 ubiquitin-protein ligase TRIM71-like, giving the protein MQTKQIKMAQAASKTCDICVSGPGHNYCEQCDQLFCDGCKISHLRTKMSKNHTFLSGPNINPEVKLYCKEHDENFIYYCMECNMPVCKICAIKKHKSHDFAEIKESTEDIKAEVKMVIDKKMRNLQSKIADINQGTHTYQADVQKVIQAIRDEGRHLKELIDKKVEGLINTLKEKDARNVQTLQSVGNELKTALDKAKEQQKFYQDTQGIKDTTKLLQKLKQIKSQIDQIEEIQIPIMPSVKYATKTVAEADIGKLFGDLTFGETVKKEENSKPKENVRVTRTAKQYRYRCHGCT; this is encoded by the exons ATGcagacaaaacaaatcaaaatggcCCAGGCTGCTTCTAAAACGTGTGACATTTGTGTTTCCGGACCTGGACATAACTACTGTGAACAATGTGACCAGTTGTTTTGTGATGGATGTAAAATATCTCATTTACGGACGAAGATGAGCAAAAATCACACATTTCTAAGCGGCCCAAATATAAATCCGGAAGTTAAACTATATTGTAAAGAACATGATGAAAATTTCATATATTATTGCATGGAATGTAATATGCCAGTCTGTAAGATATGTGCTATTAAAAAACACAAATCTCATGATTTTGCTGAAATCAAGGAATCAACTGAAGATATCAAAGCTGAGGTCAAAATGGTGATCGACAAAAAGATGAGAAACCTGCAGTCAAAGATAGCAGATATTAACCAAGGTACCCATACATATCAAGCTGATGTACAGAAAGTTATCCAGGCTATAAGAGACGAAGGCAGACACTTGAAAGAATTGATTGATAAGAAAGTCGAAGGTCTTATCAACACGCTGAAGGAGAAAGACGCAAGGAATGTCCAAACCTTACAGTCTGTTGGCAATGAGTTAAAAACAGCTTTGGATAAGGCAAAGGAGCAGCAGAAGTTTTACCAAGACACGCAGGGTATAAAAGATACTACGAAATTGttacaaaaactaaaacaaataaagTCACAAATCGATCAAATAGAAGAAATACAGATTCCTATTATGCCATCAGTCAAATATGCCACAAAGACAGTAGCAGAGGCAGACATAGGAAAACTGTTTGGGGACCTGACATTTGG AGAAACtgtcaaaaaagaagaaaactctAAACCTAAGGAGAACGTCAG AGTTACAAGAACAGCTAAACAATACAGATACAGATGCCATGGATGCACGTAA
- the LOC139486600 gene encoding uncharacterized protein, with translation MTDSGSGHRQLNKLFATIGVPGISANALKTREREVNKPLVETAKKSCLEAIEEETSLTLDDTPNKGLAIKYDMCWQKRGSGRSYDSPSGVGTAIGSMTGKILDYGICGKNCRICLYAEKINIEARPHNCKKNWNQSSKAMEAFTGAKLMQNIEDLSHQPVTILIMDDDAATMSKAREVLGHELEKWSDIGHSKKSAGKAFYNLQNKHKILTTRIIQYFQKCFSYAVTQNKDNALGLKDALQEIVEHVFGNHVKCGNWCKAGNVNYAYQSLPHRKPFENESLYIDLSIIFKAVANLSRNLPLDAPQEM, from the exons ATGACCGATTCTGGCTCAGGACATCGGCAACTAAATAAGTTGTTTGCCACAATCGGAGTTCCAGGCATTTCTGCTAATGCCCTCAAGACACGGGAAAGAGAAGTTAATAAACCCCTGGTAGAAACAGCAAAAAAATCTTGCCTCGAAGCCATTGAAGAGGAGACTTCTTTAACGCT tGATGATACACCAAACAAAGGACTCGCAATTAAATATGACATGTGTTGGCAAAAAAGGGGGAGTGGGAGGTCGTATGACAGTCCATCTGGAGTTGGTACCGCTATAGGATCGATGACGGGGAAAATACTCGATTATGGTATTTGCGGGAAAAACTGTAGAATCTGTTTGTATGCTGAAAAGATAAATATTGAAGCTAGGCctcataattgtaaaaaaaattggaatcAATCTTCAAAAGCCATGGAGGCCTTCACGGGAGCAAAGCTGATGCAGAATATTGAAGATCTTTCTCACCAACCAGTAACAATTCTCATAATGGATGATGACGCTGCAACCATGTCAAAAGCTAGGGAAGTATTGGGACATGAGTTGGAAAAATGGAGCGACATTGGTCACTCCAAAAAGTCGGCAGGAAAGGCATTTTACAACTTACAAAATAAGCATAAGATATTGACTACACGTATCATACAGTATTTTCAGAAATGTTTTTCGTATGCTGTCACTCAAAATAAAGATAATGCTTTAGGGTTAAAAGATGCACTGCAAGAAATAGTTGAACATGTATTTGGAAATCACGTCAAGTGTGGTAACTGGTGCAAAGCAGGAAATGTAAATTATGCATATCAATCTCTTCCACATCGCAAACCTTTCGAAAATGAATCGCTGTATATTGACTTATCTATTATATTTAAAGCTGTTGCTAACCTTTCGAGAAACTTGCCCCTGGATGCTCCACAAGAGATGTAG